Below is a window of Electrophorus electricus isolate fEleEle1 chromosome 1, fEleEle1.pri, whole genome shotgun sequence DNA.
GGCATGGTGGACTAGAGCAGTGAAAGACCATCATGCAGTTGAGCGTTTGCCGCCGGTGTCGTGAGCCACACAGACCCTCGCTATGCAGCGAGTGGAAACCAGGCAGAAGCCAGATGAATGTCATCTCTCCATCAAGTACATCAAGGCCTTAAATGCTAGAATAAGTTTTGGCcctcattaaaaacattactgtACGGCATGACTAAAAAATTCTAAAGATACCAGACACCGATCTTCAGAATGTATGAATGTGACTCAGATTTCATGCAGCTACATAAAAAACCTGCCTTACTTTTGAAGAATTTTGTCTTGCAGATCTTTGGTGAAATCAAAAATGGCAGCAATTTGTAGCAGGGACAGCATGAACTGTGCACCTGTGGAGAAGACGAGGAGTAGCAATTAACTACTAACTCAgcaactaaaaaaataaaataaaaagaataaacgTGCAGAGTGAAAGATGACGAGTAGACAAACACCTTTGATTTTCTCCGTGGCATCTCTGTAGACTACTTCAGCCAGCCCACCACTTAGGATCTCTGGAGAGAACGTGTACTCACCCTAAGGAGAGCAGTCGTGACCATTAACTCGTGCTTTATCCTGTTACACACTGTTGCAATTcgtaaaataaactgaaaaatcttaTATAAAGactttgcaaaatgtttaacTGAATGTTACAATAGGTACTGAATATTACATAGCACAAACTGCAAACCAATAAGATTTATAGCTAGACAGATGATCCTCACTGTTCCTATAAAGACAggatgacaaaatgacaaacgtACAATGTCGATTTTGGCCATTtccagttcctgctgctgtttcctCAGTTTCTCTGCGTGCATCAGCTCCATCCGGAAGTACTAAACATCGCAAATCAAACAGACGGCGCATTTCGAGCGGAATCAGCCCACTCCTGTCATTCACAGGGCCTAAATCAAACTTGCATGCAGTGGAGTTTACTCGGCATGTGCTCTCCAGAGCCACTGTCCGGGGAGAACTCCACTCCCTCACCTCCTGATAGACCTTCTGGTTCTCCGGATGGAAGCGAAGCGCCCGTAGGAAGAGGTGCCGAGCGCTCTCCGAGGAATTCAGGTCCTCCATCTCACATTTGGCCGCCATGATCCATAAGCCTAGCCAGACCATCAAAGCAACGacttaaaaaaattttaattctTCTTGCTGCGTGGCACTTATGATGTACAGGATTGATGGCAAACATGAACGACAACTTTACTGGGTTTGTCAGGGTGGATAGCAAGCATGGAGGAGAAGACCTTGCTCAACTGGCTCTTGGTCCCCtgagcagaagaaagaaaataagagCATTACACAACCTCACAAAGTAGGTCAGTCtgaagaatacattttaaaatgtaaaaacatctggccaatattaattttatttatttacacatttacttttCTTACAATATAACGGTTGTACCAACGTAATGTCAAGGCATATGGTGCATTGCCAACTGAATGTGAATAAATGATTTTGAAGGACTGGTGTGCGTACCCATTTCTTACAGAAGGCAACCTGGGACAGCCACAGCTGGACGTCTTCCTGAGGATGAAGAAAGGACAAGCTTTGATCCTGCGAGTGCCAGTTCAGTACGttcaaaaacaatacataaCCAGTTTTATGCAAAGCTTCATAAAAGACTACACCATTTATACCTTCCACTTTGAAGCAGCTCTCTTGAAAACATTGTTTATCCTCTGTATAATGGGGAATTCGATGTCCTCCCTTTTGAAGTGGTAGCCAATTCgctgaaaatatataaaattacacaacAAGAAGCAAAGGTCACTCCTGCCAGGTTTTAATCTGGCGACGCCATCATAAAATAACTCAATGTGCCAGGCAAAAGTGGGAATAACTCCATTAGGTTTGTGAAGGCAGAGTGACAGTGGTAAAGACACCAGTAGCAGCAGAGACAGTGGTAGAGGCTGGAAATTGGTAGTGGATGAAGGCAGGGAGCTTCAAGTTCCACAATGCATTTCGGTAACTTCATCGGGGCCGCACATGGTGCAGGATTCTGAGGTTGAGCGAATAGTTTATATCACTGAGCCAACAATTCCATTTAAGGACATAATTGAGGAAGGCTTTGAAAGAAAGAAGCTGAAATATGCAGACTTTGCAGCTGAGGTGAAAATGGTTGGCAGGCACATGGTCGGCCAGTAGGCACAGGAACTAGAAGATGTGCTCACCGCCTGAGTTACGGGTAGTGGgagctctgtggttaaggtacttgatttgtaactggtactggttcaagccccactgccaagttgcacccttgagcaaggcccgtaaccctcaattactcaaatcggactcagtcataattctaagttgtttggataaaagcatcaggtaaatgtgtAGCCAAGTCAACTACTACACAACTTGttgagtgtgttttttttaaagggcatTCACCAAGAATAGCATTAAAAGTTGTAAGAGGTAGCTGAAAGGACTAGTCACTAGTGGTGACTAGTGGTTACTAGTGACTGGGGATCAGGCGGTCACAAATTACTTTGGTGGGTGTGTCAAGGTGTCATGTAACTGGTGGAAATGGGCATGCGTAATTGTGGCAGTGGGGCTTGTTGTGGCCTTAGTCACCGGGTAGACCAATAAggatatatttttgttgtttttatgtatatattaacaGTCTGTGGTTGTATATGTGGAACTCATTACAATGGGCATATATTATTGGTGTCAGTTGGGTTTCATACGTCCTTAGACACtacacagatatatatgtacatatttaaatattaaaggtttttatCCTTCTCAAACTGGAGGCAGGTAGCCAATTTACTCACAGCTCTTCTTTTCTTGATGAGTTCCAGCACATTTATTTCATACTgatgaagggagagaaaaaagactcTCTTAGGCAGACATTTATAACTTAACATTTTCCAGCAATTGAGAACGGCTTGCCAATTAGCCCGAAATCTCGCGTGATTCGGGACGGCTGGCCAACACGCACCTGAACATATCCGATGAAATCGTCTTTACTTAAAACGGACCTGTGTAACTTATATTCCAGGGCTGTCGATCTTTTCAGCATAGATCTGTAAAGAAATCATCCcgttttaataaaaacacagcgGCTTTAGCCACTTTATAGGCGGCGACTGCGTTAACGTTAGCCACCTTGGCTAACGGTACTCACTTCACTTCTTTCTTGGTGAAGAGTCCGACTCTTTCCAGTTGCTCCAGGCCTGGAAGCCTGTCCTCTACTCGCTGCTGCACTATATCAGCCATTTCAACGTgtcgttttatttatttattatgtttggAGGGATTGGAGCTCTGAAACCATCTCCCTGCTTGCATCGTTTGCACGTGTGTAGAGGAAGTTATGATTTGTTGGGATTTGTTGAACGTCCGGGTCCTTGTTACAAATAGATCCGTGTAGAAACAATTATTGAAGTAAATACATCCTGCGGCTAGTTCTGGCTAGTTCCGCCGGTTTACAACAAactaaatatgtgttttatattatttctttgatgtttttacttttgatgtatttgtttttgcgTTTTAATTTTAAGATCCACTAGTCCTGGATCTGAAACTACTTTTTGTATAATACATATACAGCTAGGGCCAACAGTAAGACGCTTTTTACAAATTTTCCCATTATATTATGTACAAAGTTTCCGTAAttgataataaaaaattatgGCCAGTGAATAAATGCACGTACACTTTCAAAATGAACCAAAACATTCTTGGCGGCAATTTGTAACTTCCACCAATCTTTATGTCCCGTCGATCAAAACATGTTGCACCAATCCCGTGTTAGAATTACAAACTGGGAAATCTGATTGGATGACGTTTAAGTAGGCGGTTGCGCAGTAGAGCCATACCGAGCTGGGGGCGATCGTTATGCGCGGAATTACATTACTTTGTAGGCTTTATTCATCCAAAGAAACTACGTCTATATTGTGATAAGatacaaatatgaatatgaacaggCGGTGTGTCGTTTATTGAACAACACCGTCCATAAAAGAGCGTTTGGATGGCTAGTTCTGCTCTGTTGTCATGTCTTCGTCGGCGTCTAGTGTCGCTAGCTAACGTGCTAACCGCATCTGTTGAgtgctaacgttagctaggctagctagctttctAATATTGGTGGCGAATTGGATATCGATCGTCGGATATTTACCTACGCTGGCCAAGCGGTTAAAGTTTCTGATGTTTCCCGTCGTAACGTTTGCTGGTCAGGGCGACTGGTACCTGTGGTGATCCAATGTTTAGGTGATGTTGTATTGTTGAAAAAGGAGCGGGCTGGCCGGGGTTTTTATGCTAGCCCAGTCACTCACGTTAGCTAGTTgggcagctagctagctagctagttttgacaattacatttactcttTGCTGTTTTAGTACATGGGCGGAGGTGTTGCTCTGTTTTAATGGCTCCTCAAAAGTACACGGGTCAGGTTATGAGCAGTGCTTCCAACTGCAAGGCGAATGGCACGGTATACCCGACCTCGGCGGCGGTGGCCGTGAACACTGCGAAGAAGCCCAAGATGGAACAGATTCAAGCCGACCACGAGCTTTTCCTGCAGGCCTTCGAGAGTAAGTTCGGGGCAAACACCTGGCAAACACCGGGCAAACACCGCGACCCGTATCACCCACGGCAAGATGCCCGCACTCCCAACATTTCGCTTACTGTTGAGGTTTTCTCGCGTccagtgtgttttaaaatgattaatgtatATAATCGTGGCAAACATTTTAGATAGTAACGCTGTCAGGCTCAAATCCACCACTTCcagagtttgtgttttcttcatagtttatgaaattaaaatggCTAAAATAAACATTCGGTTGATTGACGTGGTACGACGCATCGTTATAGAACTAATACTAATGTCTTTTATACAAACAGAGCCTACGCAAATATACAGATTTCTACGGACAAGAAACCTAAttgctgtatgtatatgtttaatgACTTTCCAGAAACCTTGAAAAATGACTACTTTGCTCTTAATGGTGCAGTCTTTtcaaaaaaagtttatttatgtatccTTCCTACATTTTCTCATGTGCCgagcacacacagcatttttttttctgtgaggGATAAATGCACAGTACAAGAGGGTTGATTTACCGAAGTGATGCCGTGCTTTTCtgccatttattttttttggagtCTAATGCCTGATTTtggttctgtttctctgctatAGCCAATCCTGCTACACAGGTCCCTCACCTTCATGTCTCACAGAAACTCGCGATCTAACGCCAACAGGTATCGACACATTCTGAAtacttacaaaataaaaattactgCATAAACTGTCATGCCCTACCACCTTCCCTGCTTACGGTGCTGTCATCACAATCAATGTTATTGAAATTGTACCTACTAATTCAGTGTGCGCAATTTTATTGGCTCAAAGACTACAGTAAAATAGCTATTACTATTTAATAACCGAGTGTTTACCAATACCTGTTCTGTTctcagaaaaatatttaaagtggaTGACATGCTTGCAAAAGTGGAGCAGATGAAGGGGGAACAGGAATCTCACAGGTACTGATGCTGATAGACACATTAGTGAGGTGAATCTCACAGGTACTGATGCTGATAGACACATTAGTGAGGTGAATCTCACAGGTACTGACGCTGATGGACACATTAGTGAGGTGAATCTCACAGGTACTGACGCTGATAGACACATTAGTGAGGTGAATCTCACAGGTACTGATGCTGATAGACACATTAGTGAGGTGAATCTCACAGGTACTGACGCTGATAGACACATTAGTGAGGTGAATCTCACAGGTACTGATGCTGATAGACACATTAGTGAGGTGACTCTCACAGGTACTGATGCTGATAGACACATTAGTGAGGTGAATCTCACAGGTACTGACGCTGATAGACACATTAGTGAGGTGAATCTCACAGGTACTGACGCTGATAGACACATTAGTGAGGTGAATCTCACAGGTACTGACGCTGATAGACACATTAGTGAGGTGAATCTCACAGGTACTGACGCTGATAGACACATTAGTGAGGTGAATCTCACAGGTACTGACGCTGATAGACACATTAGTGAGGTGGATATGCGTGACCAGTTTTTTCTGTCTGCTTGAGGTTGAGTTGCACTGCAGTGCTGCTACCAGTATCCCTAGCTGGAAAGTTGCTGTCGTTAAATAATCAGACTTTTGTGGTTAGAAAATGGCATATTCCATCAGCAGGTTGCCAGTACAACTGTTTTCAGTGACTAGTTTGATTCAGAATTTGTCCAACCGTAGGCCTTATACAAACTGCAATGACTTAAGGCAGAATTTAAGAGTCACTGTCAGGACTGTGATGTGGGAAACATGtattgtgattatattgctGCATATTGTGATAGCAGTGTATTAAAACAGGGTGTGAATACTTGAGATAATATGAATGTATTGGTCTGTATTATACTAATTTTATAGTGAGTTTGATCAGCCTACGTTTAGTATACACTAAAAAAAATTGTGGTTTTGTTAGAGGGTCATTTGGTTTTACTATTTAGCATTATTACCATTGCATAGGTGAATAGTGTGCTAATGATTAACAAATGGAATGTTGTGCTATGGATTTTTGAGGTTATAGTCTGAGTTTGTACTGGCGGAGATAAAAATGGTATCAGTGTAAGTATTGAAAGAAAAATCcattaaaatgtacacatttacactgtGGCTAGTCTTGTGTGTGACtttaatttgtgtgtgaattgtttACCTTTTTTCGTGTTTAACTTGTCTTCTACTGTTTAGCTTATCATCACACATGCAACTGACGTTTACTGGATTCTTTCATAAGACTGGTAAGCACTAATGATGCACTATACagtttgttttggataaaaattACAagacatgtttacattaatccaagcttgttttttttccatagatAAGCCATGtcaaaattcagaaaatggACAAAACTCAGTTTCTCTTGAGGTGCTACTCGTCAAAGTCTGCCATAAAAAGCGTAAGGTAAGTGTTCAGGAAGCTTCTCTTGAAACGGTACTGGATGACTAGCGCCTTAAACTACAATAACCCACTTTATGTGCGGCACGTGAACGGTGGTGGCCATTTTGTTTCGGCAGGATGTCAGTTGCCCCATAAAGCAAGTGCCTACGGGGAAAAAGCAGGTGCCTTTGAACCCAGATGTCAGCCAAGCCAAGCCTGGTGCCTTCCCCTCCCTGCTGGTGTCCAGCACAGAGTTTGAGCCTAGCAACAGCCACATGGTGAAATCCTACTCACTCCTGTTTAGAGTGACTCGCccagggaagagagaccccaatggcTTTATTACCGGAGAGACAGATGAGAATATCGGTCAGTTGCTGAGTTGAGTCAAGTGTGTTAAGTTCCCAAAAGTGCCTGCTGGAGTGCATTGCTTAAACTACTGCTACATCCCAGCAGATGTGAAGGAGGAGCTGGCAagcaggaagaagaggagcaCATCTCACCGTGACGACGGGGATGCCACCGAGACGTTTGTTGCACAGATGACCGTCTTTGATAAGAACAGGTACAGGACGAGTGCCTCGTCAAGGGGTTGGGGAACCCACACAGTCTTTAAAGTGGCGACAACCCACATTAAATCAACATTTAAGGAGGAATGTGCTCAGATGTTGATGAATTCTGTGTCATTCAGTTTAAAAACCAAATTTAACAAGCAGTATAAGTAGCCAACTTTGTCTGGCCGGGCCCCTCTGACGGACAGTAGCGGTGAATGTCCTGCTTTGTGCTGGCAGGCGGCTACAGCTGCTGGATGGCGAGTATGAGGTATCCATGCAGCAGATAGAAGACTGTCCTGTGAGCAAGAAAAGAGCCACGTGGGAAACCATCTTGGATGGAAAGGTGCGCGCTCGCCAGCTTCTCTGGACGCAGTTGCTGATCTTctgtgtgtgggatgtgtaAATCGCAGGCGACGGTGGTTGTTCACCTATAGGCCATAATAGCAACACAGGAGCACGCCCGCGTCTCCGGTGTAAAAGCACGTAGGTTGTTCTTTACCTAGCAGTAGGTGACAGGAATGTCAAAACTCTCACAAAATGTGGAGCTCAATGACTCACCGTCactgttttaaagcatttacacaaaTACAGAGTTACAACCAAATGCAGAGTTTAATAATGCACAGATTTATTAAATGAATCCTCAGAGCTCAACCTCATACCAGCCTGGGAGTTGTTTCCTTGCCTGGGTTCTCATGGTGCTCCTTGAAGTTGGCATGTGGTAATGTTGGGGCAAAAAATTGCCTTTCAAATAACACCCAGTTAAACTAATTTGAAATGAGGCTGTCAAATAGCGTGTTGTTCTCTGAACGGAAACCGTTCTGGTAGGGACGACGCTGCAGCTCAAACAGTTATAGCATCTTATTCACAATCTCTTATATTCGACTGTAACTGCTTAATATGAATTTAGCCGGGCATATTTCGATCCCCGACATGTTTGCCCAAGTGAGGGCGTCTCTGCGGTGTCTTTGCAGAGGCTGCCCCCATTTGAAACCTTCTCTCAGGGACCAACCCTACAGTTCACTCTCCGCTGGACCGGGGACGCCAGCGACCCCTCGACGGCGCCGGTGGCCAAGCCGCTTTCCACGCGCAACTCCGACGCCAGCGTCCCCGAGAGCCGCCCCGCCACCCTCAGATCCGCCCCCATGGGTaagagggagggggtggaggcgACGAATCACCCACGCATGCTAGCGCGCCTGGCGGTGGAACTACAGGGGACATGCTAATGCTGACTGACTTCCATTAGCTTTCCTGTTTccgtttttatttatttactttgtggTAGCATGATTGGACTAAAAGAAAGCAGGGTTAATAAGttaggatttttaaaatgtgaactgtTCCTTTAAGCTTTGGTAATGTGGGGTTGATGTTTTATCGCAGTGTTTTTTTTGAAGCAGTGTTATTCAGTTTGATCAGGAATGTTCGCATCGAACATTCAACGAGCTGCTCATGTATTTTTccccaattttttttaacagttttctATTGGTCCAAAGCACAGTAGTCATTTTGCTAAGCTAGCCTCGTTAGCAGTTCTCCAAGTGTAGACGTTCAGTGtttctgtcccccccccccccgtgactCAGCTGTGAAAGACACGGTgaccaacaccagcagcagtacTGGCGTGCAAACCAGGAGGGAGCAGTCCGTCTGTGAGCCCAGACAGAAGCTCCGCATCTTCTACCAGGTGTGTGCCTGGCCTCCCAGAACACTGCATTCTGGGAACGTAGTATGGACAGCTCCAGTGTTTCAGTAGTTTAGTCTGTAACAGTTTAACATCACGCCTGAATTTACCTCGTCACCAAGAACTTCAAGGGCTAAATCGGgtatttcagagcaagaaagctgtgcagggctgtgagtcgcgtctgtctgtctccgtctctgTAGTTCCtgtacaacaacaacacacgGCAGCAGACGGAGGCCCGGGACGACCTGCACTGCCCCTGGTGCACGCTGAACTGCAGGAAGCTCTACAGCCTCCTCAAACACCTCAAACTCTCCCACAGTCGCTTCATCTTCAACTACGTGGTGAGCGCAGAACTGGCCACACCCTTCTTTCACTTACTGCTGTCCGATTGGGTCCTGGTTCGACCGGGCACCTGGTGATCAAGACTCGGAGGACCAAGATCAGGTCCTCTTTTGGCCAGGCAACTGTTTGTGCTAATCTAGATTATAATCTACAGTTCAGGTAGAAAGAACACTGCCTAAGAAATAAAGGCCTGGCAGTAATCATTTGAATTCAGTAATATCTGATTCCTTCATAGTGTGTATCTGGTTTTGTGCTCCCACCGATCGACCAAATGCTTGTCACCGTGATGTgactgcctgtttgtgtgtttggcacCTCAGCCTCATCCTAAAGGCGCCAGGATAGACGTGTCCATAAACGAGTGCTACGACGGCTCCTACGTGGGGAATCCCCAGGACATCCACAGCCAGCCTGGCTTCGCCTTCAGCCGCAACGGCCCTGTCAAGAGGACGGCTGTCACACACATCCTGGTCTGCAGGTTAGCAGCCAATGAGGGTGTAGAGGAGTCGCGtacatgattttattttgtttattagttttCTTGTGACGCAGTGGCAGACGTAGCCATTTGTGCTCCTGGGTCAACCTTTCGTGTTTCCGAGAGCAGCTGGCTAATTTTTTTTAGCTCGTCCAGTAAAGAAACCACAGCAATCCTGGTTGAGACACTAAGGACGTGTTTGTCAGGCCCAAGCGGACCAAACCGAGCCTGTCGGAGTTCCTGGAGTCGGAGGACGGCGAGCCGGAGCAGCAGCGCACGTACGTGAGCGGCCACAACCGCCTGTACTTCCACAGCGATAGCTGCATGCCCCTGCGCCCGCAGGAGATGGACGTGGACAGCGAGGACGAGCGGGACCCCGAGTGGCTGCGGGAGAAGACCGCCACGGTGAGAGCAGCTCTCGCGCTAAACGGCCCGTCCGGTTTGCCAAGCGGCGACGGGGCACTGCGTTCTCGAAGCGGCTTGAACGCGGCCCTGAAAATGTGCTCGGGGCCCCCGAGCCGGGGAGAGAACCGCCGTCAGTTTCCTGCTGTGCCGTAATCGGCTGATTTGTGATCCGCAGCAAATCGAGGAGTTCACGGACgtgaatgagggagagaaggaggtgaTGAAACTCTGGAATCTCCACGTCATGAAACACgggtatgtgtacgtgtgtcttgTGTTAAAGGTGGCCGGTCCATGTCGTTCAGTCATTATAGATAGATTAGTTTGAGATTCTGCCTACAAGGGTCAATGatcttgttatttatttacaattttttacaAATCTAAACAGTGTTTACAGGCTGGAGGTCTCCTGACTTGGTATATAcgctctttctccatccctccagATTTATAGCTGATAACCAGATGAGTCAAGCCGTGATGCTGTTTGTGGAGAACTGCGGCCCCCACATCACGCGCAGGAACCTGTGCCGCAACTTCTTGCTGCACCTGGTCAGCATGCACGACTTCAACCTGGTAACCACGGCGACCATCGACCGCGCGATGGTGCGCCTGCGGGAGATCCAGGCAGAGCTCCCGGAGCTGGAGGAAGGACAGGACGGCGTGGGCGGAGCCTGCAACGGCCATGCCGTCTCCTCAGGGTTCTCTCTGCACGGCAAGCGCACCAAGAGCGCCGTTACAGACTGACTGCCAAGCGGACCCCCACCAGACCCGAGGGTCCTGCGATCAACTCCACTGTGGCTCTGGAGCTCGCCGGGACTCTGCTGGACATCTAGAAAGCACAGCATTCTTCTGTGGATCTATAAGTCACAGAAACTGTGCTGGTGCTCCTATAGTTTATAGAAACTTTGCTAGAGTTCTAGGCCAGAGACTGGCTGGGAGCTCTAGAGCCAGAGTCGGGTTGACTTTAGATGAGGCAGGGTCTGCCCGGGCGAAACTGTCTGGAATGGCCGCATTTTAAACTCAAATGGCCTCCCTTTTTAAGAATTGATGCGATTTTTGACTGAATGCTGcgtttatttttttccctcttcacctctctgccacacactgaTTCATGTCTTTTCTGAAAGTCCCCTTTCTTTTGGGACAGCAGCTTTGATCTGCCCTCAATCATGGCAGCGATGCGTTCATATTGTTTGCATCATGCTATAATTTGAATCACTGTAGAATGGGAACACtgttttgactttatttttatgcatatattcATTTCT
It encodes the following:
- the suz12b gene encoding polycomb protein suz12-B isoform X1 codes for the protein MAPQKYTGQVMSSASNCKANGTVYPTSAAVAVNTAKKPKMEQIQADHELFLQAFEKPTQIYRFLRTRNLIAPILLHRSLTFMSHRNSRSNANRKIFKVDDMLAKVEQMKGEQESHSLSSHMQLTFTGFFHKTDKPCQNSENGQNSVSLEVLLVKVCHKKRKDVSCPIKQVPTGKKQVPLNPDVSQAKPGAFPSLLVSSTEFEPSNSHMVKSYSLLFRVTRPGKRDPNGFITGETDENIADVKEELASRKKRSTSHRDDGDATETFVAQMTVFDKNRRLQLLDGEYEVSMQQIEDCPVSKKRATWETILDGKRLPPFETFSQGPTLQFTLRWTGDASDPSTAPVAKPLSTRNSDASVPESRPATLRSAPMAVKDTVTNTSSSTGVQTRREQSVCEPRQKLRIFYQFLYNNNTRQQTEARDDLHCPWCTLNCRKLYSLLKHLKLSHSRFIFNYVPHPKGARIDVSINECYDGSYVGNPQDIHSQPGFAFSRNGPVKRTAVTHILVCRPKRTKPSLSEFLESEDGEPEQQRTYVSGHNRLYFHSDSCMPLRPQEMDVDSEDERDPEWLREKTATQIEEFTDVNEGEKEVMKLWNLHVMKHGFIADNQMSQAVMLFVENCGPHITRRNLCRNFLLHLVSMHDFNLVTTATIDRAMVRLREIQAELPELEEGQDGVGGACNGHAVSSGFSLHGKRTKSAVTD
- the suz12b gene encoding polycomb protein suz12-B isoform X2 is translated as MAPQKYTGQVMSSASNCKANGTVYPTSAAVAVNTAKKPKMEQIQADHELFLQAFEKPTQIYRFLRTRNLIAPILLHRSLTFMSHRNSRSNANRKIFKVDDMLAKVEQMKGEQESHSLSSHMQLTFTGFFHKTDKPCQNSENGQNSVSLEVLLVKVCHKKRKDVSCPIKQVPTGKKQVPLNPDVSQAKPGAFPSLLVSSTEFEPSNSHMVKSYSLLFRVTRPGKRDPNGFITGETDENIDVKEELASRKKRSTSHRDDGDATETFVAQMTVFDKNRRLQLLDGEYEVSMQQIEDCPVSKKRATWETILDGKRLPPFETFSQGPTLQFTLRWTGDASDPSTAPVAKPLSTRNSDASVPESRPATLRSAPMAVKDTVTNTSSSTGVQTRREQSVCEPRQKLRIFYQFLYNNNTRQQTEARDDLHCPWCTLNCRKLYSLLKHLKLSHSRFIFNYVPHPKGARIDVSINECYDGSYVGNPQDIHSQPGFAFSRNGPVKRTAVTHILVCRPKRTKPSLSEFLESEDGEPEQQRTYVSGHNRLYFHSDSCMPLRPQEMDVDSEDERDPEWLREKTATQIEEFTDVNEGEKEVMKLWNLHVMKHGFIADNQMSQAVMLFVENCGPHITRRNLCRNFLLHLVSMHDFNLVTTATIDRAMVRLREIQAELPELEEGQDGVGGACNGHAVSSGFSLHGKRTKSAVTD
- the suz12b gene encoding polycomb protein suz12-B isoform X4; translation: MSHRNSRSNANRKIFKVDDMLAKVEQMKGEQESHSLSSHMQLTFTGFFHKTDKPCQNSENGQNSVSLEVLLVKVCHKKRKDVSCPIKQVPTGKKQVPLNPDVSQAKPGAFPSLLVSSTEFEPSNSHMVKSYSLLFRVTRPGKRDPNGFITGETDENIADVKEELASRKKRSTSHRDDGDATETFVAQMTVFDKNRRLQLLDGEYEVSMQQIEDCPVSKKRATWETILDGKRLPPFETFSQGPTLQFTLRWTGDASDPSTAPVAKPLSTRNSDASVPESRPATLRSAPMAVKDTVTNTSSSTGVQTRREQSVCEPRQKLRIFYQFLYNNNTRQQTEARDDLHCPWCTLNCRKLYSLLKHLKLSHSRFIFNYVPHPKGARIDVSINECYDGSYVGNPQDIHSQPGFAFSRNGPVKRTAVTHILVCRPKRTKPSLSEFLESEDGEPEQQRTYVSGHNRLYFHSDSCMPLRPQEMDVDSEDERDPEWLREKTATQIEEFTDVNEGEKEVMKLWNLHVMKHGFIADNQMSQAVMLFVENCGPHITRRNLCRNFLLHLVSMHDFNLVTTATIDRAMVRLREIQAELPELEEGQDGVGGACNGHAVSSGFSLHGKRTKSAVTD
- the suz12b gene encoding polycomb protein suz12-B isoform X3; translation: MAPQKYTGQVMSSASNCKANGTVYPTSAAVAVNTAKKPKMEQIQADHELFLQAFEKPTQIYRFLRTRNLIAPILLHRSLTFMSHRNSRSNANRKIFKVDDMLAKVEQMKGEQESHSLSSHMQLTFTGFFHKTDKPCQNSENGQNSVSLEVLLVKVCHKKRKDVSCPIKQVPTGKKQVPLNPDVSQAKPGAFPSLLVSSTEFEPSNSHMVKSYSLLFRVTRPGKRDPNGFITGETDENIADVKEELASRKKRSTSHRDDGDATETFVAQMTVFDKNRRLQLLDGEYEVSMQQIEDCPVSKKRATWETILDGKGPTLQFTLRWTGDASDPSTAPVAKPLSTRNSDASVPESRPATLRSAPMAVKDTVTNTSSSTGVQTRREQSVCEPRQKLRIFYQFLYNNNTRQQTEARDDLHCPWCTLNCRKLYSLLKHLKLSHSRFIFNYVPHPKGARIDVSINECYDGSYVGNPQDIHSQPGFAFSRNGPVKRTAVTHILVCRPKRTKPSLSEFLESEDGEPEQQRTYVSGHNRLYFHSDSCMPLRPQEMDVDSEDERDPEWLREKTATQIEEFTDVNEGEKEVMKLWNLHVMKHGFIADNQMSQAVMLFVENCGPHITRRNLCRNFLLHLVSMHDFNLVTTATIDRAMVRLREIQAELPELEEGQDGVGGACNGHAVSSGFSLHGKRTKSAVTD